The Arcobacter lacus genome includes a region encoding these proteins:
- a CDS encoding phosphatidate cytidylyltransferase, which produces MLENLSKLSTRVKTAFVLLILFLIVVYIDSYFLFWLVFGAALMISVHESKELYKLHNDSIYIYTLLLWVAVYFYPMPIDLIFIVAIGYASQLAYKRTLDKKLFLPLLYPTASFIFLMTLYSEYGVKVLLWLFVIVAATDIGAYFVGRSFGKTPFCETSPNKTLEGVFGGMAFAIILGTLTSISEVGIIGAIIVSAIVSLSSVFGDLYESYLKREAGVKDSGTILPGHGGVLDRVDGYLFGAITMVVLLRVII; this is translated from the coding sequence ATGTTAGAAAATTTGAGCAAGTTATCAACACGGGTTAAAACGGCATTTGTTTTACTTATACTTTTTTTAATAGTTGTATATATAGATTCGTATTTTTTATTTTGGTTAGTATTTGGAGCTGCACTTATGATTTCTGTTCATGAATCAAAAGAGTTATACAAATTACATAATGATAGTATTTATATTTATACATTATTATTATGGGTTGCAGTATATTTTTATCCAATGCCAATAGATTTAATTTTTATTGTTGCAATAGGTTATGCTTCACAATTAGCTTATAAAAGAACTTTAGATAAAAAGTTATTCCTTCCACTTTTATATCCAACAGCATCTTTTATATTTTTAATGACTTTATACAGTGAATATGGCGTAAAAGTTCTTCTATGGTTATTTGTTATTGTTGCAGCTACTGATATTGGAGCTTATTTTGTAGGAAGAAGTTTTGGAAAAACACCATTTTGTGAAACAAGTCCAAATAAAACTCTAGAAGGAGTATTTGGGGGAATGGCATTTGCTATTATTTTAGGAACATTAACTTCTATTAGTGAAGTTGGAATAATTGGAGCTATTATAGTTTCTGCTATTGTATCTTTATCATCAGTATTTGGTGATTTATATGAAAGTTATTTAAAAAGAGAAGCAGGTGTAAAAGATAGTGGTACTATTCTTCCAGGACATGGTGGAGTTTTAGATAGAGTTGATGGTTACTTATTTGGTGCAATAACAATGGTTGTTTTATTAAGGGTTATCATTTGA
- a CDS encoding alpha/beta fold hydrolase: MKLFLFLLIFIHYLYAEEFFIDEPILDSNIYINIEGDEKKDAIVFVHGLGDEASTIWKNSIDKLKNDYYVITFDLPGFGKSSKANVEYTPEKYAEVLDFIVSKYLNEKKFYLVGHSMGGAISLKYAIKYPNKLKKLMVIDSAGILQKDAYGEFIVKTQINKIVDENKKSALNNQISQLASNITSSLTEILPKDLGEVVRDETIRKKVLSAPTSIAALGVVTEDWFDLYKIKTPTMILWGENDQVTPLRSAYVLNYLLGNSELNIIKNSGHVPIIYSEDEYFQYLDKFLIEDIVQTEKRYAQATQNRELKNNKGILRDCAYKYLKIVNSNNLYLYNCNIEYLNVENSNIYIIDSEIGNSKVAINSYNSTLNITSTVIKGEVGISTTASKLDLAGVKIDSTINAILSKGENEIIFSLVNIKSPITNKVFHKKVIMKNKEKY; this comes from the coding sequence ATGAAACTATTTTTATTTTTATTGATTTTTATTCATTATTTATATGCAGAAGAATTTTTTATAGATGAACCTATATTAGATAGTAATATTTATATAAATATTGAAGGTGATGAAAAAAAAGATGCAATAGTTTTTGTTCATGGTTTAGGTGATGAAGCTTCAACTATTTGGAAAAATAGCATTGATAAATTAAAAAATGATTACTATGTAATCACATTTGATTTGCCAGGTTTTGGAAAATCTTCAAAAGCTAATGTTGAATATACTCCAGAGAAATATGCAGAAGTTTTAGATTTTATAGTATCGAAATATCTAAATGAAAAGAAATTTTATTTAGTAGGTCACTCTATGGGTGGAGCAATTAGTTTAAAATATGCAATAAAATATCCTAACAAGTTAAAAAAACTTATGGTTATAGATTCTGCTGGAATTTTACAAAAAGATGCTTATGGAGAATTTATAGTAAAAACACAAATTAATAAAATTGTTGATGAGAATAAAAAAAGTGCATTAAATAATCAAATTTCTCAATTAGCATCAAATATTACAAGTAGTCTTACTGAAATATTACCTAAAGATTTGGGTGAAGTAGTAAGGGATGAAACTATTAGAAAAAAAGTTTTAAGTGCACCAACATCAATTGCAGCTTTAGGTGTTGTGACTGAAGATTGGTTTGATTTATATAAAATTAAAACTCCTACTATGATATTATGGGGAGAAAATGATCAAGTTACTCCATTGAGAAGTGCCTATGTTTTAAATTATTTGTTAGGAAATTCAGAATTGAATATTATAAAAAATAGTGGACATGTACCTATTATTTATTCAGAAGATGAATATTTTCAGTATTTAGACAAATTTTTAATAGAAGATATAGTTCAAACAGAAAAAAGGTATGCGCAAGCTACTCAAAATAGAGAATTAAAAAATAATAAAGGTATTTTGAGAGATTGTGCATATAAATATTTGAAGATAGTAAATTCAAATAATTTGTATTTATACAATTGTAATATTGAATATTTAAATGTTGAGAATTCAAATATTTATATAATAGATTCAGAAATAGGAAATAGCAAAGTAGCAATAAATTCTTATAATTCAACTTTAAATATCACTTCAACTGTTATAAAAGGAGAAGTTGGAATAAGCACTACAGCATCAAAATTGGATTTAGCTGGAGTTAAAATTGATTCAACGATTAATGCAATTTTGAGTAAAGGAGAAAATGAAATAATATTTTCTTTAGTTAATATAAAAAGCCCTATCACAAACAAAGTTTTTCATAAAAAAGTAATCATGAAGAACAAAGAAAAATATTAA
- a CDS encoding beta-ketoacyl synthase chain length factor has product MNINLEILDAFYLCDKKEIENLNTKELVPQMVFRRRLTKASKLVIEALAKLDSKNNRILYGSSFGELLASANILKAILNKDMLSPTDFQNSVYNTAVSYASILFENKKEILTISSGDTTSLKVLKAAAIKSLDKDELVLICSETLNIPNIEDINTCIEYMEVVVALKVKFTEEKETMDINNISLIGFPKSMEHMMFIAQNFNDNNKNIIKIDI; this is encoded by the coding sequence ATGAATATTAATTTAGAAATTTTAGATGCATTTTATCTTTGTGATAAAAAAGAAATAGAAAATTTAAATACAAAAGAGTTAGTACCTCAAATGGTATTTAGAAGAAGATTGACAAAAGCTTCAAAATTAGTAATTGAAGCTTTAGCAAAATTAGACTCAAAAAATAATAGAATTCTTTATGGAAGCTCTTTTGGCGAATTATTAGCATCAGCAAATATTTTAAAAGCCATATTGAATAAAGATATGTTATCTCCGACTGATTTCCAAAATTCTGTTTATAATACGGCAGTTTCTTATGCATCAATTTTATTTGAAAATAAAAAAGAGATTCTAACTATTTCGAGTGGAGATACAACTTCTTTAAAAGTTTTAAAAGCAGCAGCAATAAAATCTTTAGATAAAGATGAATTAGTATTGATTTGTAGTGAAACATTGAATATTCCTAATATTGAAGATATAAATACTTGTATAGAATATATGGAAGTTGTAGTTGCACTAAAAGTAAAATTCACTGAAGAAAAAGAAACAATGGATATTAATAATATATCTTTAATAGGTTTTCCAAAATCTATGGAACACATGATGTTCATTGCACAAAATTTTAATGATAATAATAAAAATATAATAAAGATAGATATATGA
- a CDS encoding beta-ketoacyl-[acyl-carrier-protein] synthase family protein produces the protein MELKNRVFINYFDTVSCAGNSPEELFDSILLKKDTITLDANFVKEKVVAIGKIKKDIDLNELLFQRCKKLLETFDLKDFSQTLLVIGSSVGGMNETEKVYFEDKNYKNIDYKKHSIDSIAYFLRKKFNFYDDISFSTACTSSANALGYAKEVIEKGIYKNVLVIGIDAISYTTVCGFSALSVLSSNPCKPFDKNRDGMNVAEGFGILLLQNEKNNDSIEFFGVGYSSDAHHMTQPHPQGLGAIEAMKNAIKNANINNNDISYINAHGTGTYANDFSELTAIKTLFQDKKPKVSSTKSITGHTLGAAGAIEAIICCMVLKKQIIPSNKGLEEFEIEEINYSLENEESRLSYVLSNSFAFGGNNTSLIFGICK, from the coding sequence ATGGAGTTGAAAAACAGAGTTTTTATAAATTATTTTGATACTGTTTCTTGTGCTGGAAATAGTCCAGAAGAACTTTTTGATTCTATATTACTAAAAAAAGATACTATTACTTTAGATGCTAATTTTGTTAAAGAAAAAGTAGTTGCCATTGGAAAAATAAAAAAAGATATTGATTTAAATGAACTTTTATTTCAAAGATGTAAAAAACTTTTAGAAACTTTTGATTTAAAAGATTTTTCACAAACTCTTTTAGTTATTGGTTCTAGTGTTGGTGGGATGAATGAAACAGAAAAAGTTTATTTTGAAGATAAAAATTATAAAAATATAGATTATAAAAAACATTCAATTGATTCTATCGCTTATTTTTTAAGAAAAAAATTTAATTTTTATGATGATATATCTTTTTCAACAGCTTGTACTTCAAGTGCAAATGCTTTAGGTTATGCAAAAGAAGTTATTGAAAAAGGTATTTACAAAAATGTTTTAGTTATTGGTATTGATGCAATATCTTATACAACAGTTTGCGGTTTTTCAGCGTTAAGTGTTCTATCATCAAATCCTTGCAAACCTTTTGATAAAAATAGAGATGGTATGAATGTTGCAGAAGGTTTTGGTATTTTATTATTACAAAATGAAAAAAATAATGACTCCATAGAGTTTTTTGGAGTTGGTTACAGTTCAGATGCTCATCATATGACACAACCACATCCACAAGGTTTAGGTGCAATCGAAGCTATGAAAAATGCAATTAAAAATGCAAATATAAATAATAACGATATTTCATATATTAATGCACATGGAACAGGAACTTATGCTAATGATTTTTCAGAATTGACAGCTATAAAAACTCTATTTCAAGATAAAAAACCAAAAGTTAGTTCTACAAAATCAATTACAGGACATACTCTAGGAGCTGCTGGAGCTATTGAAGCCATAATTTGTTGTATGGTTTTGAAAAAACAAATAATTCCTTCAAATAAAGGATTAGAAGAGTTTGAAATTGAAGAAATTAACTACTCTTTGGAAAATGAAGAAAGTAGATTAAGTTATGTTCTTAGTAACTCATTTGCTTTTGGTGGAAATAATACATCTTTAATTTTTGGAATATGTAAATGA
- a CDS encoding NAD(P)/FAD-dependent oxidoreductase, with translation MEEICDVLIIGGGPSGSVAACKLLKAGFSVKILEKLDFPRFVIGESLLPKCNEILDDIGILDIIEKQSYMLKPGAIFIDEDNIQEFIDFRDNLGQKHNTSFQVKREEFDNILLQTAKKLGADVRHKIEVIDYDNSQNIIYAKDENGLKSSFKAKFVLDASGYGRVLPKLLNLDEPSDLKLRNAILMRMTGEDRREKDEEGFIDIVIHDDNKAWFWGIPFSDGVTSIGIVCEESYFLNSKLSKEEFLLHSINSHKYLKEKYKNAKQVAPVQIINGYSASIKKMYGKNFAMSGNATEFLDPVFSSGVTLALESSSRVASLIIDQLNGKKVDWQKDYEDYMMIGINVFREFVYAWYDGRLKKIFYATNKSPKIKQSIASILSGYVWDENNYFVKDTKKKIDALVVMSESRN, from the coding sequence ATGGAAGAAATCTGCGATGTACTAATAATAGGTGGCGGACCTAGTGGTTCAGTTGCTGCTTGTAAATTATTAAAAGCAGGATTTAGTGTAAAAATTTTAGAAAAATTAGATTTTCCTCGATTTGTAATTGGTGAATCTTTACTTCCAAAATGTAATGAAATTTTAGATGATATTGGAATACTTGATATTATAGAAAAACAATCTTATATGCTAAAACCTGGAGCTATATTTATCGATGAAGATAATATTCAAGAATTTATAGATTTTAGAGATAACTTAGGGCAAAAACATAATACAAGTTTTCAGGTGAAAAGAGAAGAATTTGATAATATTTTGTTACAAACAGCTAAAAAATTAGGAGCTGATGTAAGACACAAAATTGAAGTTATTGATTATGATAATTCTCAAAATATAATATATGCAAAAGATGAAAATGGTTTGAAAAGTAGTTTTAAAGCAAAATTTGTTTTAGATGCATCTGGCTATGGAAGAGTTTTACCAAAACTTCTAAATCTTGATGAACCATCTGACTTAAAATTAAGAAATGCAATTTTAATGAGAATGACAGGCGAAGATAGAAGAGAAAAAGATGAAGAAGGGTTTATTGACATTGTAATTCATGATGATAATAAAGCTTGGTTTTGGGGAATTCCTTTTAGCGATGGAGTGACTTCTATTGGAATAGTGTGTGAAGAGAGTTATTTTTTGAATAGTAAACTTTCTAAAGAAGAATTTTTATTACATTCTATAAATAGTCATAAATATTTAAAAGAAAAATACAAAAATGCTAAACAAGTTGCTCCTGTACAAATTATAAATGGTTACTCAGCTTCTATTAAAAAAATGTATGGAAAAAATTTTGCTATGAGTGGTAATGCAACAGAATTTTTAGATCCAGTTTTTTCATCAGGTGTTACTCTAGCTTTGGAATCATCTTCAAGAGTTGCTTCTTTGATAATTGATCAACTAAATGGTAAAAAAGTAGACTGGCAAAAAGATTATGAAGATTATATGATGATTGGAATTAATGTTTTTAGAGAATTTGTATATGCTTGGTATGATGGAAGACTCAAAAAAATATTTTATGCTACAAATAAATCTCCTAAAATTAAACAATCTATTGCATCAATACTTTCTGGATACGTTTGGGATGAAAATAATTATTTCGTAAAAGATACAAAGAAAAAAATTGATGCTTTAGTTGTTATGTCTGAAAGTAGAAATTAA
- a CDS encoding phosphopantetheine-binding protein, with translation MEILIDDFKQKLIDSLKLEDITVDDIENDSPLFGEEGLGLDSVDSIELVLIIEKEYGVKISNSSDYKTIFSSINNLLNYINKNLE, from the coding sequence ATGGAAATTTTGATAGATGATTTTAAACAAAAGTTAATAGATAGTTTAAAATTAGAAGACATTACTGTTGATGATATTGAAAACGATTCACCACTTTTTGGAGAAGAAGGATTAGGCTTAGATTCTGTTGATTCAATAGAATTAGTTTTAATTATCGAAAAAGAATATGGGGTAAAAATTAGTAATAGTTCGGATTATAAAACAATTTTTTCATCTATTAATAATCTATTAAATTACATAAATAAAAATTTAGAATAA
- a CDS encoding glycosyltransferase family 2 protein, with product MKFKDRDIIAVVPTLNNDFTIQKVVDDVLSFGFKVIVVDDGYINPVSNILKKCDNLTIIRHDINKGKGEAILTGAKKAKELGYDYFVTLDGDGQHMASEIKKLQDTISSNNQIIIGARNFDISNVPNGSKFGRWFSNFWACWDTGYRITDSLSGFRIYPISILNLQYKTSKFDWEMEVLVRHAWNGGEIIEKQIECYYPKAEDRVSHFRKFEDTMAIVWVHVQMLPIKWTKMFLNIFKKNKK from the coding sequence ATGAAATTTAAAGATAGAGATATTATTGCCGTTGTTCCAACTTTAAATAATGATTTTACTATACAAAAAGTTGTAGATGATGTATTATCTTTTGGATTTAAAGTGATTGTAGTAGATGACGGTTATATAAATCCTGTTTCAAATATTTTAAAAAAATGTGACAATTTAACAATTATTAGACACGATATAAATAAAGGAAAAGGTGAAGCAATACTAACTGGAGCTAAAAAAGCGAAAGAGTTAGGATATGATTATTTTGTAACTCTTGATGGAGATGGTCAACATATGGCAAGTGAAATAAAAAAATTGCAAGATACAATTTCATCAAATAACCAAATAATTATTGGTGCTAGAAACTTTGATATTTCAAACGTTCCAAATGGTTCAAAATTTGGCAGATGGTTCAGTAATTTCTGGGCTTGCTGGGACACTGGATATAGAATCACCGATTCATTATCAGGTTTTAGAATATACCCTATTTCAATTCTTAATCTTCAATATAAAACTTCAAAATTTGATTGGGAAATGGAAGTTTTGGTAAGACATGCTTGGAATGGTGGAGAAATAATTGAAAAACAAATAGAGTGCTATTATCCAAAAGCAGAAGATAGAGTGAGCCATTTTAGAAAATTTGAAGATACTATGGCAATTGTTTGGGTACATGTTCAAATGCTTCCTATAAAATGGACAAAAATGTTTTTAAATATTTTTAAGAAAAACAAAAAATAA
- a CDS encoding lysophospholipid acyltransferase family protein, producing the protein MKTIQRGSGWSIKLVFTLYKIFGYKFTYYLMYPVTFFYFIFASNVYKALEIYYKQLNIPFTKKIYYNHLFMFAICMVDRFISKADCTSYQFSYEDRDFIKKQVDNGSILLLSHFGGWSVTNCKILSDNIINIVMKEVILSSIKKIENSINNPLKNINIIDQSLNPIEVSIKIANAISNKEAIAFMADRAVDKKFSEEFEFLGKKAPFNTNPFKVSYKTKTPIVVVFVINVGLQNYYIKSKEIKMDFNLDENSAITNSLSEYVKSFEEVVKEYPNQWFNLYNFWER; encoded by the coding sequence ATGAAAACTATTCAAAGGGGAAGTGGCTGGAGTATAAAACTTGTTTTTACTCTTTATAAGATTTTTGGATATAAATTTACTTATTATTTAATGTATCCTGTAACTTTTTTCTATTTTATTTTTGCTAGTAATGTATATAAAGCTTTAGAAATCTATTATAAGCAACTTAATATTCCTTTCACAAAAAAGATTTACTATAATCATCTTTTTATGTTTGCTATTTGTATGGTTGATAGGTTTATCTCAAAAGCTGATTGTACATCATATCAATTTAGCTATGAAGATAGAGATTTTATTAAAAAACAAGTTGATAATGGTTCTATTTTACTTCTATCTCATTTTGGTGGTTGGTCTGTAACTAATTGCAAAATTTTATCTGATAATATAATCAATATAGTTATGAAAGAAGTAATTTTATCTAGTATAAAAAAGATTGAAAATTCTATAAATAATCCGCTTAAAAATATTAATATCATTGATCAATCACTAAATCCTATTGAAGTCTCTATAAAAATAGCAAATGCTATCTCAAATAAAGAGGCAATTGCTTTTATGGCAGATAGAGCTGTAGATAAGAAATTTTCAGAAGAGTTTGAATTTTTAGGAAAAAAAGCACCTTTTAATACAAATCCATTTAAGGTTTCATACAAAACAAAAACTCCAATAGTGGTTGTTTTTGTAATAAATGTTGGTTTACAAAATTACTATATAAAATCTAAAGAAATCAAAATGGATTTTAATTTAGATGAAAATAGTGCTATCACAAACTCTTTATCTGAATATGTAAAGAGCTTTGAAGAAGTTGTGAAAGAATATCCAAATCAGTGGTTCAATTTATATAATTTTTGGGAAAGGTAA